One genomic segment of Chitinophaga sancti includes these proteins:
- a CDS encoding RagB/SusD family nutrient uptake outer membrane protein, with the protein MKTIISLLTVLLLTSCSKDFFNGTPQDGVTVDAYYKTDAQVTASTNALYSVPWFGWVGKAGLGISELSSGNARSYSSDVINFQDWTATNVNAEVVNAWNSLFTVVAQCNAVIKNLNEKASSSVSTDVLNNALGEAHLMRALAYFHLVRIFGAVPIIEDYTEYISNYKVHRNLVTDVYKFILIDLEFAEKNCYTMTRGSSYSSQGRVSSGSASALMAKVYLYMQDYTNARAKAEKVISSGEFRLYGADVAGVTFNDLFKTANNNNEESVIQLQWATNATYGQANPAQSLLAYTTTISGFGDGWGVLSPTFDLLDMYDAGDARKHATVMVPGDTYSEIHSSDGGFTVGSDCNPGGTHTGTKKYVVGNASDNGGVGGSQAMPNNTYMMRYSDVLLIYAEAIMAGASSSSDATALAALNKVRNRSGLTSLTQIKRGYYTANAAYNATTNPNAPTTLYRDDILDERRREFAFEDDFWYDLGRIDGYNATAHPLAILLIKQQDRGTSDNSTVPVRYGNGYLTPTNDDFLFPIPAVEITANPLLSEAPVAYDF; encoded by the coding sequence ATGAAAACAATCATATCACTGCTAACTGTACTTTTGTTGACGAGTTGCAGTAAAGATTTTTTCAATGGTACACCCCAGGATGGTGTAACCGTAGATGCCTACTACAAAACAGACGCCCAGGTCACCGCCAGTACAAATGCATTATATAGTGTGCCCTGGTTTGGATGGGTGGGAAAAGCAGGATTGGGTATTTCTGAATTATCTTCAGGCAATGCACGTTCCTATTCCTCTGATGTGATCAACTTTCAGGATTGGACGGCGACTAATGTGAATGCAGAAGTAGTAAACGCCTGGAACTCCCTTTTTACAGTAGTGGCACAGTGTAATGCTGTGATCAAAAACCTGAATGAAAAGGCGTCTTCTTCAGTAAGTACAGATGTGCTGAACAATGCGCTGGGCGAAGCCCACCTGATGAGGGCACTGGCGTACTTTCACCTGGTGCGCATCTTCGGTGCAGTACCTATTATAGAAGATTATACAGAATATATCAGTAACTACAAGGTGCATCGCAACCTGGTAACAGATGTATACAAATTCATACTGATAGATCTTGAATTTGCAGAAAAGAACTGTTATACGATGACGAGAGGTTCTTCCTATTCTTCACAGGGAAGGGTATCCAGCGGCTCCGCCAGTGCACTGATGGCCAAGGTATACCTGTACATGCAGGATTATACCAACGCCCGTGCCAAGGCAGAAAAAGTAATCAGTAGCGGTGAATTCAGGTTGTATGGTGCGGATGTAGCCGGCGTTACCTTCAACGACCTGTTCAAAACTGCGAATAACAACAATGAAGAATCTGTGATTCAACTGCAATGGGCTACGAATGCTACCTATGGACAAGCGAACCCTGCACAGTCATTGTTGGCCTACACGACTACGATCTCCGGTTTTGGCGATGGATGGGGCGTGCTCTCCCCTACCTTCGACCTGCTGGATATGTATGATGCCGGAGATGCACGTAAACATGCTACCGTAATGGTGCCAGGTGATACCTATAGTGAAATACATTCTTCCGATGGTGGATTTACCGTAGGTTCAGATTGTAATCCTGGTGGTACACACACCGGTACAAAAAAATATGTAGTAGGGAATGCAAGTGATAATGGTGGTGTAGGTGGTTCACAGGCCATGCCCAATAATACTTACATGATGCGTTACTCCGATGTATTGCTGATCTACGCTGAGGCTATTATGGCCGGTGCTTCCTCTTCTTCAGACGCTACTGCGCTGGCAGCCTTAAATAAGGTACGTAACAGGTCCGGATTGACAAGTCTGACCCAGATCAAAAGAGGGTATTACACTGCTAATGCCGCTTATAATGCTACTACTAATCCCAATGCGCCCACCACATTATACAGAGATGATATCCTGGATGAGCGCAGAAGAGAGTTTGCTTTTGAAGACGATTTCTGGTATGACCTGGGGCGTATAGATGGTTACAACGCCACGGCTCACCCACTTGCTATCCTACTGATCAAACAGCAGGACAGAGGCACTTCAGATAACAGTACGGTTCCAGTTCGTTATGGTAATGGTTATTTAACGCCAACGAATGACGACTTCCTGTTCCCGATCCCTGCTGTGGAAATCACGGCTAATCCATTACTGTCAGAAGCGCCAGTAGCTTATGACTTTTAA
- a CDS encoding IPT/TIG domain-containing protein — MKNTIVFTLLMLFVFASCKKEEDSAAPVITRIRTLSKTDTVTVTKQVTLDSSVTTTSSVVVAADSTITSGSISNQYGIVGQHLKTTMKIYINGVSIYFNPTLVTDELIIFTIPTTVSYSTSTTTNKITVVTMHGSVDYDFTVAQPAAVISSFTPAAGDAGTAVTITGTYFDNLTGVKFGDVTAEIVSSTSTQIVVKVPDGIVQEYIYVTTPGGTSSSATKFGFQHIIYDDALAANWADWSWSVNNDFANTSPVKRGTYSIKAAFTSGWGGVSLANTGSAKDLSSCTALKISIYGGADTDGNTVNIVVNSDYSNVKSLTLTAGKWTDYTVLLTEVGSPTTLTSLVIQESSGTAETIYLDDIGFL, encoded by the coding sequence ATGAAAAATACTATTGTTTTTACCTTATTAATGCTTTTCGTGTTCGCATCCTGTAAAAAGGAGGAGGATTCAGCTGCACCTGTGATCACCCGCATCAGAACACTTAGCAAGACAGATACGGTCACAGTTACTAAACAGGTAACATTAGATTCGTCTGTTACCACTACCTCTTCTGTAGTGGTAGCCGCAGATTCTACAATTACTTCCGGTTCTATCAGTAATCAATATGGGATTGTAGGGCAGCACCTGAAAACGACGATGAAGATCTACATCAATGGGGTGAGTATCTATTTCAATCCAACATTGGTGACAGATGAGCTGATCATATTCACCATTCCTACTACAGTATCTTATAGTACCAGTACAACTACCAACAAGATCACCGTTGTAACTATGCACGGTAGTGTTGATTATGATTTCACTGTCGCCCAACCGGCTGCCGTGATCAGTAGTTTTACCCCTGCTGCGGGAGATGCCGGCACAGCGGTAACCATCACAGGTACTTATTTTGATAATTTAACCGGGGTAAAGTTTGGCGATGTAACGGCAGAAATTGTTTCTTCCACTTCTACCCAAATCGTTGTCAAAGTACCGGATGGTATCGTGCAGGAATACATTTATGTTACTACACCGGGAGGTACATCATCCTCTGCCACCAAATTTGGTTTCCAACATATTATTTATGATGATGCTTTGGCTGCCAACTGGGCTGACTGGAGCTGGAGTGTAAACAATGATTTTGCCAATACGTCTCCTGTAAAACGTGGTACCTATTCTATTAAGGCTGCCTTTACTTCAGGCTGGGGAGGGGTTTCTCTCGCTAACACCGGTTCTGCCAAAGACCTGAGCTCCTGTACCGCGTTGAAGATATCCATTTATGGGGGAGCTGATACGGATGGTAATACAGTAAATATCGTGGTGAACAGTGATTATAGTAATGTTAAATCATTGACGCTGACAGCTGGTAAATGGACAGACTATACCGTATTATTAACAGAGGTAGGTTCTCCCACTACGCTGACATCACTGGTGATACAGGAATCCAGTGGTACAGCAGAGACCATCTATCTTGATGATATTGGCTTCCTGTAA
- a CDS encoding glycoside hydrolase family 26 protein: MLKNICSMMIGLAFSAHAFAQDFPADKQATQETVNLYRNLKKLPEKGYLFGHQDDLAYGVNWRYKSGASDVKEVTGDYPALYGWDLGGIESGKDVNLDQVPFKKIRKYIQEAYERGGVSTISWHVTSPLGAEKGAWDTTHGTVRAILPGGAEHVKYKEWLDNVADFLASLKGKKGEAIPILFRPYHELTGTWFWWGQNACSTDEFITLWRFTIYYLQQVKQLHNLLYVYNTGGEFSREQFLARYPGDDMVDVVSFDTYQWDDPATSNNFVKQTNAQLALLETIAKEKNKIPALAETGYEAVPYAQWWTKTLTDAIGDHHIAYTLLWRNHGYNEWMKKMHYYVPFKGQVSADDFIIYYNQDRTLFQKDVAALSLYK, from the coding sequence ATGCTAAAAAATATTTGTAGTATGATGATTGGTCTGGCATTTTCAGCGCATGCATTTGCGCAGGATTTTCCGGCTGATAAACAGGCTACGCAGGAAACAGTGAATCTATACAGGAACCTGAAAAAACTGCCGGAAAAAGGATATCTTTTCGGCCACCAGGATGACCTGGCCTATGGGGTGAACTGGCGATATAAATCAGGCGCCAGTGATGTGAAAGAAGTGACCGGAGATTATCCGGCACTGTATGGCTGGGACCTGGGTGGTATAGAATCGGGAAAAGACGTCAACCTCGACCAGGTACCCTTCAAAAAGATCCGTAAGTATATACAGGAAGCATATGAGAGAGGGGGTGTTTCCACCATCAGCTGGCATGTTACGAGTCCATTAGGTGCAGAAAAAGGTGCCTGGGATACAACGCATGGTACGGTACGGGCTATTCTTCCCGGTGGCGCCGAACATGTGAAATACAAAGAATGGTTAGATAATGTAGCTGACTTTTTAGCTTCTCTGAAAGGTAAAAAAGGGGAAGCTATCCCTATCTTATTCCGCCCCTATCATGAGCTGACCGGCACCTGGTTCTGGTGGGGACAAAATGCCTGTTCTACAGACGAATTCATCACGCTATGGCGTTTCACCATTTACTATCTGCAACAGGTAAAACAATTACACAACTTATTGTACGTATACAATACCGGCGGTGAATTTAGCAGAGAACAATTCCTTGCAAGATACCCGGGGGATGATATGGTGGATGTGGTCAGTTTTGATACCTATCAATGGGATGATCCTGCTACCAGCAACAATTTTGTAAAACAGACCAATGCGCAGCTGGCGCTACTGGAAACGATCGCGAAAGAAAAGAACAAAATTCCAGCATTGGCAGAGACGGGATATGAAGCTGTTCCTTATGCACAATGGTGGACCAAAACACTGACGGATGCTATCGGGGATCATCACATTGCCTATACCCTGCTCTGGCGTAACCATGGTTACAACGAATGGATGAAAAAAATGCATTACTATGTACCATTCAAAGGACAGGTATCTGCTGACGACTTTATAATTTATTATAACCAGGATAGAACGCTGTTCCAGAAAGATGTGGCTGCACTGTCCCTATACAAGTAA
- a CDS encoding sodium:solute symporter family protein produces MRLTFIDLSIIILYLITMVMIGWFLRKKARENKESYLMGGKKLPWYMLGLSDASDMFDISGTMWMVSLCFVYGMKSIWIPWLWPVFNQVFNMMFLAKWLRRSNANTGAEWLATRFGLTGKGVRGSHSVVVAFALIGCLGFLAYGFVGLGKFIEIFLPWHLVQPYLPFTIPPAYVAHFYGIIFTLFAMFYSVLGGMHSIVLSDVIKYVIMTIGCIAIAVIAMVHLHRPGVVLNVPGGWENPLFGWKLDLDWSNIIAEANKKIADDGYSLFGLFFMMMIFKGIFASLAGPAPNYDMQKVLSSRSPKDASKMTGFVSIILLPVRYSLIIGLTVLSLLYYHQLDITSSTGVDFERILPSAINTFLPAGILGIVLTGLLGAFMGTFSGTLNAAQAYIVNDIYLKYVNPHASTRKIISMNYIVGILTVAVSIVLGFFAKDVNSILQWIVGALYGGYIAANMLKWYWWRFNAGGFFWGMICGIVAALIFPLIFKGLPLYNWPLLFVISLAGCIIGTYATPPTDTETLKAFYRTVKPWGFWKPIHELVIKDDPTFVANRRFKLDMFNVVLGIIAQSCLTILPMYVVLWLKLPLLLTVCVLIVVSFILKRTWWDKLEN; encoded by the coding sequence ATGAGATTAACATTTATCGATCTTTCAATCATCATTCTCTATCTGATCACAATGGTGATGATCGGATGGTTTCTACGAAAGAAAGCAAGGGAAAACAAAGAAAGTTATTTAATGGGAGGCAAGAAATTGCCGTGGTATATGTTAGGTTTAAGTGATGCCTCTGATATGTTCGATATTAGTGGCACGATGTGGATGGTCTCCCTTTGTTTTGTTTATGGCATGAAGAGTATCTGGATACCCTGGTTATGGCCGGTTTTTAACCAGGTATTTAACATGATGTTCCTGGCTAAATGGTTACGCCGTTCCAATGCAAACACCGGGGCTGAGTGGCTGGCCACCCGCTTTGGTCTGACGGGCAAAGGTGTAAGAGGTTCTCACAGCGTGGTGGTAGCGTTTGCGCTGATAGGCTGCCTGGGGTTCCTTGCGTATGGCTTTGTAGGATTAGGCAAGTTCATCGAGATATTTTTACCCTGGCATCTTGTACAACCCTATCTTCCCTTTACTATACCGCCCGCTTATGTGGCTCATTTTTATGGGATTATTTTCACGCTCTTTGCGATGTTTTACTCCGTGTTGGGAGGGATGCATAGCATTGTGTTGAGTGATGTGATTAAATATGTGATCATGACGATTGGCTGTATCGCTATCGCGGTGATAGCTATGGTGCACCTGCATCGTCCGGGGGTGGTGCTGAACGTACCGGGGGGGTGGGAAAATCCACTCTTTGGCTGGAAACTGGACCTTGACTGGTCCAATATCATTGCCGAAGCTAATAAAAAGATCGCAGATGATGGGTATAGCCTGTTTGGTCTCTTCTTTATGATGATGATATTCAAAGGGATCTTCGCCAGCCTGGCAGGCCCTGCTCCTAACTATGATATGCAGAAAGTCTTATCATCCCGTTCGCCTAAGGATGCTTCTAAAATGACAGGTTTTGTATCTATCATTTTATTGCCGGTACGCTATTCTCTCATCATCGGGCTCACCGTACTGTCATTGTTGTACTATCATCAACTGGATATTACTTCATCAACAGGAGTAGATTTTGAGCGGATATTACCTTCTGCCATCAATACTTTTTTGCCGGCGGGTATATTGGGGATAGTACTGACAGGATTGTTAGGCGCATTTATGGGAACGTTTTCCGGCACCCTGAATGCCGCACAGGCGTATATCGTGAATGATATATACCTGAAGTATGTAAATCCACATGCCTCTACCAGAAAGATCATCTCCATGAATTATATCGTAGGGATCCTGACAGTAGCGGTGAGTATTGTGCTGGGATTCTTTGCAAAGGATGTGAATAGCATCCTGCAATGGATAGTAGGCGCATTATACGGTGGATATATAGCTGCTAATATGCTGAAATGGTATTGGTGGCGCTTTAATGCGGGTGGGTTTTTCTGGGGAATGATCTGTGGTATAGTCGCAGCTTTGATATTCCCTTTAATTTTCAAAGGACTGCCTTTGTACAACTGGCCACTTTTATTCGTCATTTCGCTGGCTGGCTGCATCATTGGCACCTATGCCACTCCTCCTACGGATACGGAAACATTAAAAGCATTCTATCGTACCGTAAAGCCGTGGGGGTTCTGGAAACCGATACATGAATTAGTAATCAAAGATGACCCTACATTCGTAGCTAACCGGCGCTTTAAGCTGGATATGTTCAATGTAGTGTTGGGTATCATCGCTCAATCCTGCCTGACTATACTCCCGATGTATGTTGTATTGTGGTTAAAACTGCCACTGCTGTTAACTGTTTGTGTGCTGATAGTGGTGAGTTTTATACTCAAACGCACCTGGTGGGATAAACTCGAAAATTAA
- a CDS encoding glycosidase: protein MNFDKRLEALQTAYDQLISRPNEKQPLGNGVYDRYLYPVLTAAHAPLAWKYDLNKETNPYLMERFGINGVFNAGAIKLNGKYLLMARVEGADRKSFFAVAESDNGIDNFRFWDRPSLIPELAVPDTNIYDIRLVQHEDGWIYGLFCTERRDPSADAGDQSAAIAQCGIVRTKDMLTWERLPDLVTPSPQQRNVVLHPEFVEGKYGFYTRPQDGFINTGSGGGIGFGLSDSMTPAVIHQEIVIDAKVYHTVYEAKNGQGPAPIKTPKGWLHLAHGVRNTAAGLRYVLYVFMTDLKDLTKVIYKPGGYFMAPEGEERVGDVSNVLFSNGWVADDDGTVYIYYASSDTRMHVAVSSIDRLLDYVVHTPADGLRSAASVEKILQIIEGNETI, encoded by the coding sequence ATGAACTTTGACAAGAGATTGGAAGCCTTACAAACGGCCTATGACCAATTGATAAGCCGGCCTAATGAAAAGCAACCTTTAGGCAATGGGGTATATGACAGGTACCTTTATCCTGTATTGACTGCTGCGCATGCACCACTTGCCTGGAAATACGACCTTAATAAAGAGACCAATCCATACCTGATGGAACGGTTTGGTATTAACGGCGTATTCAATGCCGGTGCTATAAAACTGAATGGCAAATACCTGCTGATGGCAAGAGTAGAAGGTGCCGATCGTAAATCATTTTTTGCTGTAGCTGAAAGTGACAATGGTATAGATAACTTCCGGTTCTGGGACCGGCCCTCGCTCATACCGGAATTAGCAGTTCCTGATACTAACATATATGATATCCGGTTGGTACAGCATGAAGATGGCTGGATATATGGGCTGTTCTGTACTGAACGTCGTGATCCTTCTGCAGATGCAGGTGATCAATCAGCGGCTATCGCACAATGTGGCATAGTACGTACTAAAGATATGCTTACATGGGAACGGCTGCCAGATTTGGTGACACCGTCTCCGCAACAGCGGAACGTGGTGTTACACCCTGAATTTGTAGAAGGGAAATATGGTTTTTATACACGTCCCCAGGATGGGTTTATTAATACGGGATCTGGTGGTGGTATTGGTTTTGGTTTGTCCGATAGTATGACACCAGCGGTAATTCACCAGGAAATTGTGATCGACGCTAAAGTATATCATACTGTTTATGAAGCAAAGAATGGGCAGGGGCCTGCTCCGATCAAAACACCTAAAGGATGGTTACATCTAGCACATGGTGTGCGTAATACAGCGGCTGGTCTGCGATATGTATTGTATGTGTTCATGACGGATCTGAAAGACCTCACTAAGGTGATTTATAAACCCGGGGGTTACTTTATGGCTCCTGAAGGGGAAGAAAGAGTAGGCGATGTATCCAATGTGCTTTTTAGCAATGGATGGGTAGCTGATGATGATGGTACTGTTTATATTTATTATGCTTCTTCAGATACGCGGATGCATGTGGCGGTTTCTTCTATAGATCGGTTGTTGGACTATGTAGTGCATACACCGGCGGATGGGCTAAGGTCAGCAGCGAGTGTGGAAAAGATATTGCAGATAATTGAGGGGAATGAAACGATTTAA
- a CDS encoding SDR family NAD(P)-dependent oxidoreductase, translating to MKLQNSTILITGGTSGIGLEFLTQLSRQGVASIIITGRDGRKLDLIKQQFSNVHTIQSDVSNPRNCRA from the coding sequence ATGAAGTTACAAAACAGCACGATCTTAATTACAGGTGGAACAAGTGGCATTGGACTGGAATTTCTTACGCAGCTTTCCAGACAGGGTGTAGCCAGTATTATTATTACGGGCCGGGATGGCAGGAAGTTGGACCTGATCAAACAGCAGTTTTCCAATGTACATACAATTCAAAGTGATGTGAGCAATCCCCGGAACTGCCGGGCTTAA